One stretch of Dyella jiangningensis DNA includes these proteins:
- the tldD gene encoding metalloprotease TldD yields MDSLIAQAERRLLAPGGLAATDLERVFNQLMGPSIDAADLYFQHSRSESWLLEEGIVKDGSHSIEQGVGVRAISGEKTGFAYSDEIVLPQLLEASKAARAIAQGGNGAGKPLALNGARQLYPAIDPVESLPNPDKIALLREVDAYARSRDPRVKQVIVSLAATMDTVLVAASDGTLAADVRPLVRLNVQVIAEQNGRREQGSAGGGGRYGYRELIDNGRAMAFADEAVRQALVNLDAVDAPAGSMPVVLGPGWPGVLLHEAIGHGLEGDFNRKGSSAFAGRIGQRVAAPGVTVVDDGTLAGRRGSLSVDDEGTPTECTTLIEDGILKGYMQDTLNARLMSMPVTGNGRRESFAQLPMPRMTNTYMLDGEHDPQEIIRSVKNGLYAVNFGGGQVDITNGKFVFSASEAYLIEDGKITRPVKGATLIGAGPEVLNRVSMIGNDLALDEGVGVCGKDGQSVPVGVGQPTLKVDAMTVGGTAS; encoded by the coding sequence ATGGATTCCCTGATCGCGCAGGCCGAACGCCGCCTGCTGGCGCCGGGCGGCTTGGCCGCCACCGATCTCGAACGCGTGTTCAACCAGCTGATGGGCCCGTCGATCGACGCGGCCGACCTGTATTTCCAGCATTCGCGCAGCGAGTCGTGGCTGCTGGAAGAGGGCATCGTCAAGGACGGCAGCCATTCCATCGAGCAGGGCGTGGGCGTGCGCGCCATCAGTGGGGAGAAGACCGGCTTCGCGTACTCCGATGAGATCGTGCTGCCGCAGCTGCTGGAAGCCTCCAAGGCCGCGCGTGCGATCGCGCAGGGCGGCAACGGCGCCGGCAAGCCGCTGGCGCTGAACGGAGCGCGCCAGTTGTATCCGGCCATCGACCCGGTCGAAAGCCTGCCCAACCCCGACAAGATCGCCCTGCTGCGCGAAGTGGACGCCTATGCGCGTTCGCGCGATCCGCGCGTGAAGCAGGTGATCGTGAGCCTCGCCGCCACCATGGACACCGTGCTGGTGGCCGCGTCCGACGGCACGCTCGCCGCCGACGTGCGCCCGCTGGTGCGCCTGAACGTGCAGGTGATCGCCGAGCAGAACGGCCGCCGCGAACAGGGCAGCGCGGGCGGCGGCGGTCGCTACGGTTACCGCGAACTGATCGACAACGGTCGCGCCATGGCCTTCGCGGATGAAGCCGTGCGCCAGGCGCTGGTGAACCTCGACGCGGTGGATGCGCCGGCCGGCAGCATGCCTGTCGTGCTTGGCCCCGGCTGGCCAGGCGTGCTGCTGCACGAAGCTATCGGCCACGGCCTGGAAGGCGACTTCAACCGCAAGGGCAGCTCCGCGTTCGCCGGCCGTATCGGCCAGCGCGTGGCCGCGCCCGGCGTCACCGTGGTCGACGACGGCACGCTGGCCGGGCGTCGCGGTTCGCTCAGCGTCGACGACGAAGGCACGCCGACCGAGTGCACCACGCTGATCGAGGACGGCATCCTCAAGGGCTACATGCAGGACACGCTCAACGCGCGCCTGATGAGCATGCCGGTCACCGGCAACGGCCGCCGAGAATCGTTCGCGCAGCTGCCGATGCCGCGCATGACCAACACCTACATGCTCGACGGCGAGCACGACCCGCAGGAAATCATCCGCTCGGTGAAGAACGGCCTCTACGCGGTGAACTTCGGCGGCGGCCAGGTCGACATCACGAACGGCAAGTTCGTGTTCTCCGCCAGTGAGGCCTACCTGATCGAAGACGGCAAGATCACTCGCCCGGTGAAGGGCGCCACCCTGATCGGCGCCGGTCCCGAAGTGCTCAACCGCGTCTCCATGATCGGCAATGACCTGGCGCTCGACGAAGGCGTGGGCGTGTGCGGCAAAGACGGGCAGAGCGTACCCGTGGGCGTGGGCCAGCCGACGCTGAAGGTGGATGCGATGACGGTGGGTGGCACCGCTTCCTGA
- a CDS encoding YhdP family protein — protein MNAPWHKRVQLGLRALAWIVGVGVISLAVLMGLAQLLLPTLASHPEWVAQQLGAVLKRPVKFDALEGHSQPAGPLFVMHGLSIGTDNGEPPLRIPEAELKLDFGGWVLPARHLVNLRARGLQLDISREADGAWHINGIGLAGGEERQNPSFGQLSVGLWLRDTRLEITDHRLERHYTLVADQLRLSRQGRRIRVGALLRREGAPGQLRGAGSFSDDGADGKLWIGGTGMDLHAMSSGVDMAGYTAESGSGSFDSWLDWRDAKIVRSLTRFHLSQLSIANPDGVRASVPTLQGLAEVVMGEDTCRVRWAGDDGGALVAHVQGIGTEGLQASIAAKDLQLAAFVPWLALKPQLSPALAQWVGSGKPRGQVERADVGWSRAAGVQQLDAEFNGLAIDPVGKLPGVDGLKGALRGDAQALSLSLPLQATTLRFPHTFRQPFVMSRFGGDVAFWHEDDAWHIGTDPFIFEGAGFGGSARGEVALPDAGGRPFLDLYASVDHADVVAAKQFWPIDSMSPAAVQWLDQALVDGKVDHGDVVVHGDLADWPFHHNEGRFEARAELSDLVLEYGKDWPRAEGVTAVANFINSGMMVEASAGQSLGNKVDHAVALIPEFGNTVLDLNASGSGTGASMIDFVRRSPIGRNQADVLSKLKLGGNGAFDFHLSLPVAQSSEFVLDGRAQLKGVDFDAPEWNLKLDKLTGPATFDKAGFHAGPLETSFRGQPSQLDLAIAGATGQPDKVLAAKLTGRYAMGELTQGYKQLDWLNQVADGRSDFTIGFDIAHANGSAATTQRLSVDSALNGMALDFPVPLKKSADATLPLHVEMNLPMQGSDVQLSVGQVVRARLRLPQTDNQQLAATFAFGTKAPDAVPDKGIRIRGRPAKLDVTGWVQYAASGSSSGGPGLESIEVNADQAMVFGHTFPDMRLMATSQADGLTVDVDSTGLAGRFSIPLADLSRRGVTARLQRLYWPKDVVPPKKTGAEAASGGAATAEASAATAGGAATPVPNPAATGITPSALPPFHLWVSDLRFGDSRLGDARLETWPTDRGMHVEQLRTLSRGVQINGTGDWDGTAGNSHSHMRIDFSAENLGEMLGAFGYDALLAGGKVRAQLDATWPGAPSAMEMGNMDGKLSINITDGRMPEVAPGVARLFGLVSVLELPRRLSFDFGDVFGKGLAFDAITGDFKLGDGNANTDNLQIRSPAAEISVKGRTGVRAKDYDLQVQAIPHAGNSLPIVGAVVGGPIGVAAGFVAQGILGKGINHAASARYKITGSWDKPVITLIEKKDVTVAPVTPPLTGEPPTAKEPQL, from the coding sequence ATGAACGCGCCCTGGCACAAGCGGGTGCAACTGGGTCTCCGGGCATTGGCCTGGATCGTCGGCGTGGGCGTGATCTCGCTGGCTGTGCTGATGGGTCTGGCGCAGTTGCTGTTGCCGACGCTGGCCAGCCATCCCGAGTGGGTGGCGCAACAACTGGGCGCGGTGCTGAAGCGGCCGGTGAAGTTCGACGCGCTGGAAGGCCATTCGCAGCCGGCCGGTCCGCTGTTCGTCATGCATGGCCTGAGCATCGGCACCGACAATGGCGAGCCGCCGTTGCGCATCCCCGAGGCGGAGTTGAAGCTCGACTTCGGCGGCTGGGTGTTGCCCGCGCGACACCTGGTCAACCTGCGGGCGCGCGGGCTGCAGTTGGACATCAGCCGCGAGGCCGACGGTGCATGGCATATCAACGGCATCGGCCTGGCCGGTGGCGAAGAACGCCAGAATCCATCGTTCGGACAGCTGTCGGTGGGCCTGTGGCTGCGCGATACGCGCCTGGAAATCACCGACCACCGGCTCGAGCGGCACTACACCCTCGTGGCCGACCAGCTGCGCCTGAGCCGACAGGGACGGCGCATCCGCGTCGGCGCGCTGCTGCGCCGCGAAGGTGCGCCGGGACAGTTGCGTGGCGCCGGCAGCTTCAGCGATGACGGCGCCGACGGAAAGCTGTGGATCGGCGGCACCGGCATGGATCTGCATGCCATGTCGTCCGGTGTGGATATGGCCGGCTATACGGCTGAAAGCGGCAGTGGCTCGTTCGATTCCTGGCTGGATTGGCGCGACGCGAAGATCGTGCGCAGCCTCACCCGCTTCCATCTCTCGCAGCTCTCCATCGCCAATCCCGACGGCGTGCGGGCGAGCGTGCCCACGCTGCAGGGACTTGCCGAAGTGGTGATGGGCGAGGACACCTGCCGGGTGCGATGGGCCGGCGACGACGGCGGTGCCCTGGTCGCGCACGTGCAGGGCATCGGCACGGAAGGGTTGCAGGCCTCGATCGCGGCGAAGGATCTCCAGCTGGCGGCATTCGTGCCCTGGCTCGCGCTCAAGCCGCAGCTGTCGCCGGCGCTCGCGCAGTGGGTAGGCAGCGGCAAGCCGCGAGGGCAGGTCGAGCGTGCCGACGTGGGCTGGAGTCGTGCGGCGGGTGTGCAACAGCTCGACGCCGAATTCAATGGCCTGGCGATCGACCCGGTCGGCAAGCTGCCGGGCGTGGATGGCCTGAAGGGCGCGTTGCGTGGCGACGCGCAAGCCCTGTCACTGTCGTTGCCACTGCAGGCCACTACGCTGCGTTTCCCCCACACGTTCCGCCAGCCGTTCGTGATGTCGCGCTTCGGCGGTGACGTGGCGTTCTGGCATGAGGATGACGCCTGGCATATCGGCACCGATCCGTTCATCTTCGAGGGCGCGGGTTTCGGCGGTTCGGCCCGCGGTGAAGTGGCGTTGCCCGATGCCGGCGGCCGTCCGTTCCTCGACTTGTATGCGTCGGTGGATCACGCCGACGTGGTGGCGGCAAAGCAGTTCTGGCCGATCGACTCGATGTCGCCCGCCGCGGTGCAGTGGCTCGACCAGGCGCTGGTGGATGGCAAGGTCGACCATGGCGACGTGGTGGTCCACGGCGATCTGGCGGACTGGCCGTTCCATCACAACGAGGGCCGCTTCGAAGCACGCGCCGAGCTGAGCGACCTGGTGCTCGAATACGGCAAGGACTGGCCGCGTGCCGAAGGCGTCACCGCCGTGGCGAACTTCATCAACAGCGGCATGATGGTGGAAGCGAGCGCGGGGCAGTCGCTGGGCAACAAAGTGGACCATGCCGTCGCGCTGATTCCGGAGTTTGGCAACACGGTGCTCGATCTCAACGCGAGCGGCTCGGGCACCGGCGCCAGCATGATCGACTTCGTGCGACGCAGCCCGATCGGCCGCAACCAGGCCGACGTGCTGTCCAAGCTGAAGCTCGGCGGCAACGGTGCCTTCGATTTCCACCTGTCGCTGCCGGTCGCGCAGTCCAGCGAATTCGTGCTGGACGGCCGGGCGCAGCTCAAGGGCGTGGACTTCGACGCACCGGAGTGGAACCTCAAGCTGGACAAGCTCACCGGTCCCGCCACGTTCGACAAGGCCGGCTTCCATGCCGGCCCGCTGGAAACCAGTTTTCGCGGGCAGCCTTCGCAGCTCGACCTCGCCATTGCCGGTGCGACCGGCCAGCCGGACAAGGTGCTGGCCGCCAAGCTCACCGGCCGCTATGCCATGGGCGAGCTGACCCAGGGCTACAAGCAACTGGATTGGTTGAACCAGGTGGCCGACGGACGCAGCGACTTCACCATCGGCTTCGATATCGCACACGCGAACGGCTCGGCGGCGACCACGCAGCGCCTGAGCGTCGACTCGGCCTTGAACGGCATGGCGCTGGATTTTCCCGTGCCGTTGAAGAAATCCGCGGACGCGACGCTGCCTCTGCATGTGGAGATGAATCTGCCGATGCAGGGCAGTGACGTGCAGCTCAGCGTGGGCCAGGTGGTGCGCGCGCGGCTGCGCCTGCCGCAGACCGACAACCAGCAGCTCGCTGCGACGTTCGCCTTCGGCACGAAGGCGCCTGACGCCGTGCCCGACAAGGGCATCCGCATCCGCGGGCGCCCAGCGAAGCTCGATGTCACCGGCTGGGTGCAGTACGCCGCCTCCGGCAGCAGCAGCGGCGGCCCTGGCCTGGAAAGCATCGAGGTGAATGCCGACCAGGCCATGGTGTTCGGCCACACGTTCCCCGACATGCGCCTGATGGCGACGTCGCAGGCGGACGGTCTGACGGTGGATGTGGACAGCACCGGTCTGGCGGGTCGATTCTCGATCCCGCTGGCCGATCTCAGCCGTCGTGGCGTGACCGCGCGCCTGCAGCGCCTGTATTGGCCCAAGGACGTCGTGCCGCCGAAGAAGACCGGTGCCGAAGCAGCGTCAGGCGGTGCGGCCACGGCCGAGGCATCGGCCGCGACGGCGGGTGGCGCCGCGACGCCCGTGCCCAATCCTGCGGCGACGGGTATCACGCCGTCGGCACTGCCGCCGTTCCACCTGTGGGTGAGCGACCTGCGTTTTGGCGATTCCAGGCTGGGTGACGCGCGGCTGGAAACCTGGCCGACGGATCGCGGCATGCACGTCGAGCAGTTGCGCACGTTGTCGCGCGGCGTGCAGATCAACGGCACCGGCGACTGGGACGGCACGGCCGGGAACAGCCATTCGCACATGCGCATCGACTTCTCGGCCGAGAATCTCGGCGAGATGCTGGGCGCATTCGGCTATGACGCCTTGCTGGCGGGCGGCAAGGTGCGCGCCCAACTCGACGCCACCTGGCCGGGCGCGCCCTCCGCGATGGAGATGGGCAACATGGACGGCAAGCTCAGCATCAACATCACCGATGGCCGCATGCCTGAAGTCGCGCCCGGCGTGGCGCGCCTGTTCGGCCTGGTGTCCGTGCTGGAGCTGCCGCGCCGCCTGTCGTTCGATTTCGGTGACGTGTTCGGCAAGGGGCTGGCCTTCGATGCGATCACCGGCGACTTCAAGCTGGGCGATGGCAACGCCAATACCGACAACCTGCAGATCCGCAGCCCGGCGGCGGAAATCTCGGTGAAGGGGCGCACGGGCGTGCGCGCCAAGGATTACGACCTGCAGGTGCAGGCCATCCCGCATGCGGGCAACAGCCTGCCGATCGTTGGCGCCGTGGTGGGCGGGCCGATTGGCGTGGCGGCAGGCTTCGTTGCGCAAGGCATTCTCGGCAAGGGCATCAACCACGCCGCCAGCGCTCGCTACAAGATCACCGGAAGCTGGGACAAGCCGGTGATCACGCTGATCGAGAAGAAGGACGTGACGGTGGCGCCCGTCACGCCGCCGTTGACCGGTGAGCCGCCGACCGCGAAGGAGCCACAGCTGTAG
- the rng gene encoding ribonuclease G, with amino-acid sequence MSEEILINVTPRETRVGVVENGMLQEVHVERASRRGYVGNVYKGRVQRVMPGMQAVFVDIGLERAAFLHASDILRPPLPAAVEGAEPVASGNGHGHIPSISELVHEGQEIVVQVVKDPIGTKGARLSTHLSIPSRYLVLLPHARTLGISARIEDEAERLRLKEVLTTLIGENPLGYIVRTNAEGQTAESLAFDVTYLGKVWRVVQENIAKAKVGDRVYEELSLPLRSLRDMLNDDIEKVRVDSRETFEKVVKFVHKFMPHLDDRVEHYSGERPIFDLYGVEDEIQRALKKEVPLKSGGYLIVDQTEAMTTIDVNTGGYVGSRNLEETVYRTNLEAAQAAARQLRLRNLGGIIIIDFIDMTDEEHRRQVLRTLEKGLARDHAKTTVYPMSALGLVEMTRKRTTESLERQLCEPCPACSGRGTVKTAETVTYEIFREITRAVRQFNTEKLLVMASPKVVGRILEEESAAVAELEEFISKSIRFQAEEHYSQEQFDVVLL; translated from the coding sequence GTGAGCGAAGAAATCCTGATCAACGTGACCCCACGCGAGACCCGCGTCGGCGTGGTGGAAAACGGCATGTTGCAGGAGGTGCACGTGGAACGGGCGTCCCGGCGCGGCTATGTCGGCAACGTGTACAAGGGACGTGTGCAGCGGGTGATGCCCGGCATGCAGGCCGTGTTCGTGGACATCGGGCTGGAGCGCGCGGCATTCCTGCATGCCTCCGACATCCTGCGCCCGCCGTTGCCGGCCGCCGTCGAAGGCGCTGAGCCGGTCGCCAGCGGCAACGGGCACGGCCATATCCCCTCGATCAGCGAGCTGGTCCACGAAGGCCAGGAGATCGTGGTGCAGGTGGTGAAGGATCCCATCGGCACCAAGGGCGCCCGGTTGTCCACGCACCTGTCGATTCCGTCGCGCTATCTGGTGCTGCTGCCGCATGCCCGCACGCTGGGTATTTCCGCGCGTATCGAGGACGAGGCCGAACGCCTGCGCCTCAAGGAAGTGCTCACCACGCTGATCGGCGAGAACCCGCTCGGCTACATCGTGCGCACCAATGCCGAGGGGCAGACCGCCGAATCGCTGGCCTTCGACGTCACCTACCTGGGCAAGGTGTGGCGCGTCGTGCAGGAGAACATCGCCAAGGCGAAGGTGGGCGACCGCGTGTACGAGGAACTCTCGCTGCCGCTGCGCAGCCTGCGCGACATGCTCAACGACGACATCGAGAAGGTCCGCGTGGATTCGCGCGAAACGTTCGAGAAGGTCGTGAAGTTCGTGCACAAGTTCATGCCGCATCTGGACGACCGCGTGGAGCACTACAGCGGCGAGCGTCCCATCTTCGACCTGTACGGCGTGGAGGACGAAATCCAGCGCGCGCTCAAGAAGGAGGTGCCGCTGAAATCGGGTGGCTACCTCATCGTGGACCAGACCGAGGCCATGACCACCATCGACGTGAACACCGGCGGCTACGTCGGCTCGCGCAACTTGGAGGAAACCGTCTACCGCACGAACCTGGAGGCCGCACAGGCGGCGGCGCGCCAGCTTCGGCTGCGCAACCTCGGCGGCATCATCATCATCGACTTCATCGACATGACCGACGAGGAGCATCGTCGCCAGGTGCTGCGCACGCTGGAAAAAGGCCTCGCGCGCGACCATGCCAAGACCACGGTCTATCCGATGTCGGCGCTCGGCCTGGTGGAGATGACGCGCAAGCGCACCACCGAAAGCCTGGAGCGCCAGCTGTGCGAACCCTGTCCGGCCTGCAGCGGCCGCGGCACGGTGAAGACGGCCGAGACAGTGACCTACGAGATCTTCCGCGAGATCACCCGTGCCGTGCGCCAGTTCAACACCGAAAAACTACTGGTCATGGCCAGTCCGAAGGTCGTCGGCCGCATCCTGGAGGAGGAGTCCGCCGCGGTGGCCGAATTGGAAGAGTTCATCTCCAAGAGCATACGCTTCCAGGCTGAAGAGCATTATTCGCAGGAACAGTTCGATGTGGTTCTGCTTTGA
- the yjgA gene encoding ribosome biogenesis factor YjgA, whose translation MKRTYTHDPDHDYGPTRTQQRRDALAVLALAQQLMEMPPSKLAKLELPEDVEREIANTRRITAHIARKRQLQFLAKVMRRHESKVFDGVRAALGENKERQRQETAAMHRMEALRERLLENTDEAMSQLIAEYPNVDRQHLRSLVRQAKAEKEANKPPRAYREIYQLLKELAAGGESDEFADEGGEELPGDIED comes from the coding sequence GTGAAACGCACCTATACCCACGATCCCGACCATGATTACGGCCCCACCCGCACGCAGCAGCGCCGCGACGCGCTGGCCGTGCTGGCGCTGGCCCAGCAGCTGATGGAAATGCCCCCATCGAAGCTGGCCAAGCTGGAACTGCCCGAGGACGTGGAACGCGAAATCGCCAACACGCGCCGCATCACCGCGCATATCGCGCGCAAGCGGCAGCTGCAATTCCTCGCCAAGGTCATGCGTCGCCACGAGTCGAAAGTGTTCGACGGTGTGCGCGCCGCGCTGGGCGAGAACAAGGAGCGTCAGCGCCAGGAAACCGCCGCCATGCACCGCATGGAAGCCCTGCGCGAACGTCTGCTCGAAAACACCGACGAGGCGATGAGCCAGCTGATCGCCGAGTACCCGAACGTGGACCGCCAGCACCTGCGCTCGCTGGTACGCCAGGCCAAGGCAGAAAAGGAAGCGAACAAGCCGCCGCGTGCGTATCGCGAGATCTACCAGCTGCTGAAGGAACTGGCGGCGGGTGGCGAAAGTGATGAGTTTGCCGATGAAGGCGGTGAAGAGCTGCCCGGCGACATCGAAGACTGA
- a CDS encoding YeiH family protein produces the protein MSDVTQALPGKRRAIESSVPRGGLFANEDWWSVWIGLTVIVVAWVLFANGSSLKWLAVAPAKWKTLAEAGQGIASHWPNYLALFATFALLLGTALAVLGQSLSRFLPSFLILFVASLLIFTASAWNQAARYNLEAPLIALLLGLLVSNTVTLPEWFQSGLRVEFYIKVGIVLLGATLPLTLLVWAGPVAVGQATIVSLATFFTIFFAGKALGLDKRFAAVLGVGGAVCGVSASIAAGGAVRAKREHASMAITLVVVWAIVMIFVLPFASRALGLSTAVAGAWIGTSEFADAAGIAAAQAYGDVARNAGGAIAGAPDAAVQAFTLMKVVGRDIWIGIWAFALAWVAATRWNSESGVRAKADAREIWARFPKFVIGFVLASALVTWIASHYSLADYRKIVTPDLVAPISALRTWAFTFCFLSIGLTTRLRSLTAIGWRPLLAFTIGVAVNVVIGYVLSVHVFADYWNGLGG, from the coding sequence ATGAGCGATGTGACGCAAGCGTTGCCCGGGAAGCGCCGGGCGATCGAATCCTCCGTGCCGCGCGGCGGACTTTTCGCCAACGAAGACTGGTGGTCGGTATGGATCGGTCTCACGGTGATCGTCGTGGCCTGGGTGCTGTTCGCCAACGGCAGCAGCCTGAAGTGGCTCGCGGTGGCACCGGCAAAGTGGAAGACGCTTGCGGAAGCCGGGCAGGGCATCGCGAGCCATTGGCCGAACTATCTGGCGTTGTTTGCGACATTCGCGCTCTTGTTAGGCACGGCGCTGGCCGTGCTCGGGCAATCGTTGTCGCGCTTCCTGCCGAGCTTCCTGATTCTGTTTGTCGCGTCGCTGCTGATCTTCACTGCGTCTGCGTGGAACCAGGCAGCGCGCTATAACCTGGAAGCACCGTTGATCGCGCTTCTGCTGGGCCTGCTGGTGTCGAACACGGTGACGCTGCCTGAGTGGTTCCAGTCGGGTTTGCGCGTGGAGTTCTACATCAAGGTCGGCATCGTGCTGTTGGGCGCGACGCTGCCGCTGACCTTGCTAGTCTGGGCCGGTCCCGTGGCGGTGGGCCAGGCGACCATCGTTTCGCTTGCAACGTTCTTCACCATCTTCTTCGCCGGCAAGGCGCTGGGCTTGGACAAGCGCTTTGCCGCTGTGCTGGGCGTGGGCGGTGCAGTGTGCGGCGTATCGGCGTCGATTGCCGCGGGCGGCGCGGTGCGCGCGAAGCGAGAGCATGCATCGATGGCCATCACGCTGGTTGTGGTGTGGGCCATCGTGATGATCTTCGTGTTGCCCTTCGCGTCGCGCGCGCTGGGTCTCTCGACCGCGGTGGCGGGCGCGTGGATCGGCACCTCCGAATTCGCCGATGCCGCCGGCATCGCCGCGGCGCAGGCTTATGGTGACGTGGCGCGCAACGCCGGCGGCGCCATTGCCGGTGCGCCGGATGCAGCGGTGCAGGCGTTCACGCTGATGAAGGTGGTGGGGCGCGATATCTGGATCGGCATCTGGGCTTTCGCGCTGGCGTGGGTGGCGGCGACGCGATGGAACAGCGAGAGCGGCGTGCGGGCCAAGGCCGATGCGCGCGAGATCTGGGCGCGCTTTCCCAAGTTCGTGATCGGCTTCGTGCTCGCCTCGGCCCTGGTCACCTGGATTGCCAGCCATTACTCGCTGGCCGATTACCGCAAGATCGTCACGCCCGATCTGGTGGCGCCGATCAGCGCGTTGCGCACGTGGGCTTTCACGTTCTGCTTCCTCAGCATCGGACTGACCACGCGCCTGCGTTCACTCACGGCGATCGGCTGGCGTCCGCTGCTGGCTTTCACCATCGGCGTCGCGGTGAACGTGGTGATCGGCTACGTGTTGTCGGTGCATGTGTTTGCCGATTATTGGAACGGCCTAGGCGGATGA
- a CDS encoding DUF1653 domain-containing protein, with translation MSPAAGIYRHYKGQRYRVLGTARHSETMEEVVVYQALYGDFGLWVRPAVMFCETVELDGEPIPRFALEQAEPNPFDHADAAR, from the coding sequence ATGTCACCGGCAGCCGGCATCTACCGCCACTACAAAGGCCAGCGTTATCGCGTCCTGGGCACGGCCCGGCACAGCGAGACGATGGAAGAGGTAGTGGTCTACCAGGCGCTCTATGGCGATTTCGGGCTGTGGGTACGCCCGGCCGTCATGTTCTGCGAAACCGTGGAACTCGACGGCGAGCCGATCCCCCGCTTTGCGCTGGAACAGGCCGAGCCCAACCCGTTCGATCACGCCGACGCCGCACGCTGA
- a CDS encoding DUF4870 domain-containing protein: MSVPPESVVPPPSESPAGPSDTPSADERQWALFAHLSALLGCIVTGAWFGWGCFLGPLIIWLVKKDTMPFVNDQAKEALNFNITIAIIGVALLVLTAITFGLGVLLAIPIGVVVGIAWLVFTILAAIRANEGVRYRYPFTLRLIK; encoded by the coding sequence ATGAGCGTTCCGCCCGAGTCCGTCGTACCGCCGCCGTCGGAGAGCCCCGCAGGGCCGTCCGACACGCCCTCCGCCGATGAGCGTCAGTGGGCGCTCTTCGCCCACCTCTCCGCGCTGCTGGGCTGCATCGTCACCGGCGCCTGGTTCGGCTGGGGCTGCTTTCTTGGCCCGCTGATCATCTGGCTGGTCAAGAAGGACACCATGCCCTTCGTCAACGACCAGGCCAAGGAGGCGCTGAACTTCAACATCACCATCGCCATCATCGGCGTGGCCTTGCTGGTACTCACTGCCATCACCTTCGGGCTGGGCGTGCTGCTGGCCATTCCCATCGGCGTGGTGGTCGGCATCGCCTGGCTGGTGTTCACCATCCTGGCCGCGATCCGCGCCAACGAAGGCGTGCGGTATCGCTACCCGTTCACGCTGCGGCTGATCAAGTAG
- the pmbA gene encoding metalloprotease PmbA produces the protein MSRVTELSPTQDRSLEELDRLAQLAEDVIRRARAAGASQAEVAASIDTGLNVNVRLGEVETVEHTRDRGFGLTVYFGKRKGSASTADLNPDSIQATLDQACAIARYTEEDEAAGLADAERMATQFPDLDLWHPWRIDTDGAIALGKQIEDAGRSHAGITNSDGASVQMGEAIAVYANSHGFLGRERGTRHSLSLSLIAGDDEGMQRDYWYDSVRSADDFMSAAALGNKAAQRTLSRMGARSLSTRQCPVMFAPEVARGLIGHFIGAVSGGALYRRASFLLDHAGKQVMPSWLNIVERPFLMRGQGSGAFDAEGVATRDSSLVENGVLARYVLGSYSARKLGLESTGNAGGIHNLIVEGGQDDFAAMLKRMGTGLLVTEVMGQGVSTVTGDYSRGAAGFWVENGQIAYPVEEITIAANLRDMYANIVAVGADVDPRSHILTGSILLEQMTIAGE, from the coding sequence ATTTCACGCGTGACCGAACTCAGCCCCACCCAGGACCGCAGCCTCGAAGAACTCGACCGACTGGCCCAACTGGCCGAGGACGTGATCCGCCGCGCCCGCGCCGCGGGCGCCAGCCAGGCGGAGGTGGCGGCCAGCATCGACACCGGGCTGAACGTGAACGTGCGCCTGGGCGAGGTGGAAACGGTAGAGCACACCCGCGACCGCGGTTTCGGCCTTACCGTGTACTTCGGCAAGCGCAAGGGTTCGGCCAGCACCGCCGACCTCAACCCCGATTCGATCCAGGCCACGCTGGACCAGGCTTGCGCGATCGCCCGTTACACCGAGGAAGACGAGGCGGCCGGCCTGGCCGATGCCGAGCGCATGGCCACCCAGTTCCCGGATCTGGACCTGTGGCACCCCTGGCGCATCGACACCGACGGCGCCATTGCGCTGGGCAAGCAGATCGAAGACGCCGGCCGCAGTCACGCCGGCATCACCAATTCCGACGGTGCCAGCGTGCAGATGGGCGAGGCCATTGCGGTCTACGCCAATTCGCACGGTTTCCTGGGGCGCGAGCGCGGCACCCGCCATTCGTTGTCGCTGTCGCTGATCGCCGGCGACGACGAAGGCATGCAGCGCGACTACTGGTACGACAGCGTGCGCTCGGCCGACGATTTCATGAGCGCTGCGGCGCTGGGCAACAAGGCGGCGCAGCGCACGCTGTCGCGCATGGGCGCCCGCAGCCTTTCCACGCGCCAATGCCCGGTGATGTTCGCGCCGGAAGTGGCGCGAGGCCTGATCGGTCATTTCATCGGCGCCGTAAGCGGCGGTGCGCTGTACCGTCGCGCCAGTTTCCTGCTCGACCACGCGGGCAAGCAGGTGATGCCATCGTGGCTCAACATCGTGGAACGCCCGTTCCTGATGCGCGGCCAGGGTTCCGGTGCATTCGATGCCGAGGGCGTCGCCACGCGCGACAGTTCGCTGGTGGAGAACGGCGTGCTGGCGCGTTACGTGCTCGGCAGCTATTCGGCGCGCAAGCTGGGCCTGGAGTCCACCGGCAACGCCGGTGGCATCCACAACCTGATCGTCGAAGGCGGGCAGGACGATTTCGCCGCGATGCTCAAGCGCATGGGCACCGGCCTGCTGGTGACCGAGGTGATGGGGCAGGGCGTGTCCACCGTGACGGGCGACTACTCGCGCGGCGCCGCCGGCTTCTGGGTCGAGAACGGGCAGATCGCCTACCCGGTGGAAGAGATCACCATCGCCGCGAACCTGCGCGACATGTACGCGAACATCGTGGCCGTCGGTGCCGACGTGGACCCGCGCTCGCACATCCTTACCGGCTCGATCCTGCTGGAGCAGATGACGATAGCCGGCGAGTAG